GTGCGATCTCCAGCGCCTTCAGCACCGCCGCGCGCGTGTCCGGGTGGGAAAGGTGGGTGCCGGTCACCGCCACTGCACGGGCAGAGGCGATATATGCTTCGTCGATATCCTGCGGCGTCAGGCCCATGTCGGCGCAGTTATCGCGGTAGAAAATCAGCGGGAAAGTATCTTCATCTTTAATGCCCAGCATCACCAGGCCGGTGAGACGGGTTTTATCGGTAATCAGATACGCCGTATCGACGCCCACGCGCTGCAGCTCTTCACGCAGGAAACGGCCATTGTGTTCATCGCCGACGCGCGCCAGCATAGCGGATTTCAGCCCCTGAATGGCGGCGCCGTAGGCGACGTTGCCCGATGAGCCGCCAAGATAGCGGGCAAAGGTGCTGGTATCTTCCAGCCGCGCGCCAATTTGCTGACCATAGAGATCAACGGCAATGCGGCCGATACAAATCACATCAAGCCGCTTCTGTTGTGTACTCATACCTGTTGTTTCCTTCTGTGATAAGCAGACACTGTCGAGCGTCTCCAGAGATCTTTCGGGAAGGCTCCCGAGAATCCGATCGCACCGGATCAACTGTGCTGGCAGTATGGGGAATAAATATTCCAAAAACAATATAGAATGAAATTATTAACCCAAAACTGTGAGGCGGGTAAAACTCTCTTTCGCTTTTTAACCGCCGCCCGGCGGCGGCGATTTCCCAGCGGTTTGGGCGCTGCGTCAGCTTTTTCCGTTTATTTTTAAGATGTTGCTCTTTTGCTGAAAATGAAATGGAATATTTGTTTTTATCGTCACCGCCGGGCGCCGTTCCACTTCCGCCCGCTAAAAAGCCGCCTGCCGCGCCGCTAAAAGAGATAATTTGATCTCTCTCGCAAAATGAAATGTTTCTTCTGTAATCGTATTTTATGAAAAAATTATTTGTTTATAATCGCCACACGTTTCACTAATTAGCCGTCGGGCGGCCGCCGTTTCAAGCCGTCGACTTCTGCGAACGGCGGCGCGCTCTGTCGTAACGCTACCGCCACGGGTAAAGGATGAGCAAATGGGCACGATCAGATTAACCACCGCGCAGGCGCTGGTGAAATTCCTCGACAATCAGTACCTCTCCGTCGACGGGGCCGAAACCAAATTCGTCAAAGGCATCTTCGCCATTTTCGGCCACGGCAACGTGCTGGGGCTGGGTCAGGCGCTGGAGCAGGATAATGGCGATCTGGTGGTGCATCAGGGCCGCAACGAGCAGGGTATGGCGCACGCCGCCACCGGCTACGCCAAACAGAAGCTGCGTCGTGAAATCATCGCCTGCACCTCGTCGGTCGGGCCGGGCGCCGCCAATATGATCACTGCCGCCGCCACCGCCACGGCGAACCGCATTCCGCTGCTGCTGCTGCCGGGCGATGTCTTCGCCACGCGCCAGCCCGATCCGGTGCTGCAGCAGATTGAACAGAGCCACGACTTAAGCCTCAGCACCAACGACGCGTTTCGCGCCGTCAGCAAATACTGGGATCGCGTCAGCCGCCCGGAGCAGCTGATGACCGCCTGCATCAATGCGATGCGCGTACTGACCGATCCGGCGGAGACCGGCGCGGTGACGCTGGCGCTGCCGCAGGATGTGCAGGGTGAGGCCTGGGATTTCCCCGATTACTTTTTCCAGAAACGCGTTCATCGCCTGGACCGTCGTCCGCCCACCGAGGCGCAGCTGCAGGATGCCCTGACGCTGCTGGCGGGCAAGCGCAAGCCGCTGATCGTCTGCGGTGGCGGCGTAAAATATTCCGGGGCAGGCGAGGCGCTGCGCCAGTTCGCCGAGCGTCATCAGATCCCGTTTGCGGAAACTCAGGCGGGCAAAGGCACGCTGATCTCCGACCATCCACTTAATGTCGGCGGCGTCGGCGAAACCGGCTGTCTGGCGGCCAACCTGCTGGCGAAAGAGGCCGATTTAGTCATTGGTGTCGGCACGCGCTACACCGATTTCACCACTGCGTCGAAATGGATATTCCAGCATCCGGAGGTGAGCTTCCTGAATATCAATATCAGCAACTTCGATGCTTATAAGCTGGACGGCGTGCAGCTGGTGGCGGACGCGCGCGAGGCACTGACCGCGCTGGATACGCGTCTGGCGGCGCAGGGGTTCCGCAGTGAGTGGGGCACGCAGATTGCGCAGGCGCAGAGCCGGTTGCTCAAGGAGACGCAGCGCGTCTATCAGGCGGCCTACAGCGAAGAGAACTTTGTGCCGGAAATCGACGACAGCATCGATCGCGAGGCGCTGTTCGCCGAGTTCAACCGTTTGACCGGCTCTTTTCTGACACAAAGCAGCGTGCTGGGCGCGCTTAACGAGCAGCTGCCGGAAGATGCAGTGATTGTCGCCGCCGCCGGCAGCCTGCCGGGCGACCTGCAGCGTGTCTGGCGCACCAAAGCGCACAACGGCTATCACGTGGAGTATGGCTACTCCTGCATGGGATATGAGATCAACGCCGCGCTCGGCGTCAAGCTGGCTGAGCCGCAGCGCGAAGTCTATGCGCTGGTGGGCGACGGCTCTTTTATGATGCTGCACTCCGAGCTGGTCACCTCGATCCAGGAGAAGACGAAAATCAACGTGGTGCTGTTCGATAACATGACCAATGGCTGCATCAACAACCTGCAGCTAGAACACGGCATGGACAGCTTCACCACTGAGTTCCGTTTCCGCGACGCGGAAAGCGGCAAGCTGGATGGTGGCTTTATTCCGGTCGACTTCGCCGCCATCGCCGCGGGCTACGGCTGCAAAACCTGGCGCGTCACCACGCTCGAAGAGCTGAGCCAGGCGCTGGAAGCGGCGCGCAAAGAGACTGTCTCTACCCTGATTGATGTAAAAGTCTTGCCCAAAACCATGGTGCATAAATATTTCAGCTGGTGGCACGTCGGCGGTGCGCAGGTCTCACGTTCTGAGCGCATCGACGCCGTCGCCAAAATGCTAAAAGAGCATGTCGATCAGGCAAGAAAATACTGATACCTAAACACTTTCTCTGAACATCTACCCTGACAGCGGATGTCGCCAGCCTGGCTGGCGGGTTCGCGCTTACCCTGAATTCTGGAGACATTATGACTCTGAAACTTGGCGTTATCGGCACCGGCGCAATTGGCCAGGAACATATCCGTCGCTGCACAAAAGTATTGCAGGGCGCCACCGTGACGGCGGTATCCGACATTAACCTTGAAGGTGCCAGAGCGGCACTGACGCGGCTGGGTCTGCAGGCGGAAGTTTATGCCAACGGTCACGACGTAGTGAACTCGCCCGACGTCGAGGCGCTGCTGGTTACGTCCTGGGATCCGACGCACGAAGAGTTCGCCCTGGCCGCCATCGCCGCCGGCAAGCCGGTGTTCTGCGAGAAGCCGCTGGCGATGACTGCCGAAGGCTGCCGCCGCGTGGTGGACGCCGAGATGAAGTTCGGCAAGCGCCTGGTGCAGGTCGGCTTTATGCGTCCTTACGATGTGGGCTACCGCGCGTTGAAAAAGGTGATTACCGAAGGGCAGATCGGCGAGCCGCTGATGCTGCACTGCGCGCACCGCAATCCCGCCGTGCCGGAGAGTTACACCACCGATATGGCGATCACCAGCACCCTGATCCATGAGCTGGACGTGCTGCGCTGGCTGACCGATGACGACTATAAAACCGTGCAGGTGGTCTTCCCGCGCGTCACCTCCAAAAGCCACGCCCGCCTGAAAGATCCGCAGATCGTGCTGTTTGAGACGCAGAAAGGCATCCGTATCGACGTGGAGATCTTCGTTAACTGCGCCTACGGCTATGACATTCAGTGCGAAGTGGTCGGCGAAGAGGGCATCGCCCGTCTGCCGGAGCCGTCCGCAGTGCAGATGCGCAGAGGCGCGCAGCTTTCCACCGCCATCCTCACCGACTGGAAAGACCGTTTTATCGACGCCTATGACGTTGAACTGCAGGCCTTTATCAACGATGTCAGCAGCGGCACGCTGACCGGCCCGTCTGCCTGGGATGGCTATGCCGCCTCGGTCGCCGCCGATGCCTGCCTCAAGGCACAAAACAGCGGCGCTATTGAACAGGTCGAGCTGCCGCCGCGTCCGGCTTTTTACGATAAAGCTTAATTTTTGCGCTCTTCCCGCTATGTCGGGAAGAGTACGCACCATGCACTGAGCAATCAGGGAGAACGTTATGAAGATCGCTTTCGATGTGGATGTCATCCGAGACTTAGGCATCACAAAGATGGTTCATCAGGTAGCTGACTGGGGCTACAAATACATTGAACAGTCGCCGCATCCGCAGATTAACCCCTTCTATAAGCACCCGAAAGCCAGCCGGGAGATCATGACGGAGTATAAGAACGCGCTGAAAGCGACCGGCGTCGAGATCTCCTCGTTTATCGTGGTGTATCGCTGGTCTGGCCCGGACGAGCTGCGCCGCCAGGCAGCAGTGAAAAACTGGAAACGCATGATTGAGATTGCCGTCGAGATGGGCGTACAGGTGATCAATACCGAACTCTCCGGCAACCCCAACGAACCGGAGATTTGCGAAGAGATGTTCTACCGCTCCATGGAGGAGCTGCTGCCGATCGTGGAGCGCGAAGGCATCCGCATCGAAATTCAGTCGCACCCCTGGGATTTCTGCGAGCAGAACAACGAAACCGCCGATATCGTAAAGTCGTTCCGCAGCGAAAACGTGAAGTACGTTTACAGCGTGCCGCACACCTTCTTCTATGACAAAGGTAAAGGCGACGTAAAAAGCATGCTTGAGTATGTGGGCGACGATCTGTCGCACGTGCTGGTCGCCGATACCATGAATCACACCAAACACTGTCGCTATATCGTCAACCCGCCAGGCGTGGACGCCGCGGTGCATCAGCATGTCGGCGTCGGCGAAGGCGAAGTTGATTTCACCACCCTGTTCAACACCCTGCGTGAGATGGATTTTGCCAACCGCAGCTATAAGGTGGGCGGCGAATCGATTATTGCCTCGGCGCTGTTCGGCTATCCGGAAAAGATGAAGTATCAGGCGGTGGAAACGCGCGAGCTGATCGAGCGCGAGCTGCTGAGCAAATAAGACGACGGGCCTGCGGGCCTGCGCGCGTGGCGGCGAGCGGCCGCCGTACTGAACAGAGAATTCACCATGAATAAAGAGAATGTGAAGCTGGCGATCGCGCCGATTGGCTGGACCAACGACGATATGCCGGAGCTGGGGAAAGAGAACACCTTTCAGCAGACCGTGAGTGAAATGGCGCTGGCGGGCTTCAGCGGCAGCGAAGTCGGCAGCAAATATCCCCGCGATCCGGCGGTGCTGAAGCCGATGCTGGCGATGCGCGGTATAGAGATCTGCAACGCCTGGTTCAGCACCTTTTTCGCCAACGGCGAAAAGGCAAAAACCATCGATGAGTTCGTTAACCACATGAACTTCTTACATGCGATGGGCGCGCGGGTGATTGGCTGCTCTGAGCAGAGCAAAAGCATTCAGGGCACGTCGCTGGCGGTATTCGATCAGAAACCGGTGTTTACCGAAGAGGAGTGGCGGTTAACCGCTGAAGGCTATAATGAGCTGGCGACAATCGCAGCGGAAAAAGGAATGCAGGTCTGTTTGCATCATCATATGGGCACCGGCATTCAGACGCCCGCCGAAATCGACCGCTTTATGGCGCTGACCAACGACGATGTCTATCTGCTCTACGATACCGGCCATATCTACTACTCCGAAAACAGCGAACAGGCGATGCTGGCGGTGCTGGAGAAACATCTGTCGCGCATCAACCATGTCCATCTGAAGGATGTGCGCGACGAGGTGGTCAGCATGGTGCGCAATCAGAAGCTCTCTTTCCTGGAGGGGGTAAAGCGCGGCACCTTCACTGTACCGGGCGACGGCGTGATCGATTTCAGGCCAGTATTTAACATTCTCGATAAGGCAGGCTACCGCGGCTGGATGGTTGTAGAGGCGGAGCAAGATCCGGCGCTGGCTAACCCGTTTGAATATGCGGTAAAGGCGCGCCGCTATATCCGCGAGACCGCAGGCATTTAATGAGGTGCGGCGCCGAAAAGCGCGCCCGGGTAAAGCCGTAAACGACAAACGCCGCCGTGTCCGGCGGCGTTCTTATGCATAAGCGGGCGTTTATTTCAGCGTGATGGTATTAATCACGTTTTCCGCCGCCGCCTGCGCCTTCTGCTGGTTATCGGCAGGCAGCGTAATTTGCAGCGTCAGTAATTTACCGTCCGCTTTCGCCAGCACCACGGAAGACCAGGCTGACTGCTGGTTGGCGGAGATCACCGTATCCAGCTGCTGCGCCGCTTCGCCTTTCAGCGTAATCGCTTTATTGGAC
This DNA window, taken from Mixta gaviniae, encodes the following:
- the iolD gene encoding 3D-(3,5/4)-trihydroxycyclohexane-1,2-dione acylhydrolase (decyclizing) is translated as MGTIRLTTAQALVKFLDNQYLSVDGAETKFVKGIFAIFGHGNVLGLGQALEQDNGDLVVHQGRNEQGMAHAATGYAKQKLRREIIACTSSVGPGAANMITAAATATANRIPLLLLPGDVFATRQPDPVLQQIEQSHDLSLSTNDAFRAVSKYWDRVSRPEQLMTACINAMRVLTDPAETGAVTLALPQDVQGEAWDFPDYFFQKRVHRLDRRPPTEAQLQDALTLLAGKRKPLIVCGGGVKYSGAGEALRQFAERHQIPFAETQAGKGTLISDHPLNVGGVGETGCLAANLLAKEADLVIGVGTRYTDFTTASKWIFQHPEVSFLNINISNFDAYKLDGVQLVADAREALTALDTRLAAQGFRSEWGTQIAQAQSRLLKETQRVYQAAYSEENFVPEIDDSIDREALFAEFNRLTGSFLTQSSVLGALNEQLPEDAVIVAAAGSLPGDLQRVWRTKAHNGYHVEYGYSCMGYEINAALGVKLAEPQREVYALVGDGSFMMLHSELVTSIQEKTKINVVLFDNMTNGCINNLQLEHGMDSFTTEFRFRDAESGKLDGGFIPVDFAAIAAGYGCKTWRVTTLEELSQALEAARKETVSTLIDVKVLPKTMVHKYFSWWHVGGAQVSRSERIDAVAKMLKEHVDQARKY
- a CDS encoding Gfo/Idh/MocA family protein, which encodes MTLKLGVIGTGAIGQEHIRRCTKVLQGATVTAVSDINLEGARAALTRLGLQAEVYANGHDVVNSPDVEALLVTSWDPTHEEFALAAIAAGKPVFCEKPLAMTAEGCRRVVDAEMKFGKRLVQVGFMRPYDVGYRALKKVITEGQIGEPLMLHCAHRNPAVPESYTTDMAITSTLIHELDVLRWLTDDDYKTVQVVFPRVTSKSHARLKDPQIVLFETQKGIRIDVEIFVNCAYGYDIQCEVVGEEGIARLPEPSAVQMRRGAQLSTAILTDWKDRFIDAYDVELQAFINDVSSGTLTGPSAWDGYAASVAADACLKAQNSGAIEQVELPPRPAFYDKA
- a CDS encoding sugar phosphate isomerase/epimerase family protein codes for the protein MKIAFDVDVIRDLGITKMVHQVADWGYKYIEQSPHPQINPFYKHPKASREIMTEYKNALKATGVEISSFIVVYRWSGPDELRRQAAVKNWKRMIEIAVEMGVQVINTELSGNPNEPEICEEMFYRSMEELLPIVEREGIRIEIQSHPWDFCEQNNETADIVKSFRSENVKYVYSVPHTFFYDKGKGDVKSMLEYVGDDLSHVLVADTMNHTKHCRYIVNPPGVDAAVHQHVGVGEGEVDFTTLFNTLREMDFANRSYKVGGESIIASALFGYPEKMKYQAVETRELIERELLSK
- the iolE gene encoding myo-inosose-2 dehydratase; its protein translation is MNKENVKLAIAPIGWTNDDMPELGKENTFQQTVSEMALAGFSGSEVGSKYPRDPAVLKPMLAMRGIEICNAWFSTFFANGEKAKTIDEFVNHMNFLHAMGARVIGCSEQSKSIQGTSLAVFDQKPVFTEEEWRLTAEGYNELATIAAEKGMQVCLHHHMGTGIQTPAEIDRFMALTNDDVYLLYDTGHIYYSENSEQAMLAVLEKHLSRINHVHLKDVRDEVVSMVRNQKLSFLEGVKRGTFTVPGDGVIDFRPVFNILDKAGYRGWMVVEAEQDPALANPFEYAVKARRYIRETAGI